The following coding sequences lie in one Rutidosis leptorrhynchoides isolate AG116_Rl617_1_P2 chromosome 6, CSIRO_AGI_Rlap_v1, whole genome shotgun sequence genomic window:
- the LOC139854992 gene encoding uncharacterized protein gives MDLEIFYTADTMWVLMLKALYGTNAGLDGNSNCGNGILYNIVKAFEKVKQKNLLPGNVLRIKVGDGRSTRFWKDNWRGEGPLKVKYGRLFHSKVDENCLIADRCSSEGWKWTCVREIGARNEVKLQEMVDVLGTVTISNSHDLLQWSVYNEEDFSVSSTRRYIDDLLLPLSEIYTRWVKYIPRKINIFLWRLAIDRLPTRQNLSRIGVEIEESGCATSSCRIESVHHVMFECILATELWRKIRIWIDVPVPSFTECSELTSWLDNWRASEESKTKVYTIFASLVWHLWRYRNSVIFSSEDMKKALLF, from the coding sequence ATGGATTTGGAGATTTTTTACACGGCCGACACCATGTGGGTTTTGATGTTAAAAGCTCTTTATGGTACAAACGCCGGTCTAGATGGTAACTCCAATTGTGGTAATGGTATTTTGTACAATATTGTTAAGGCATTCGAGAAAGTTAAACAAAAAAATCTGTTGCCCGGTAATGTTTTAAGAATAAAAGTGGGAGATGGAAGATCGACTCGATTTTGGAAAGACAATTGGAGAGGAGAAGGTCCGTTAAAAGTCAAGTATGGTAGATTATTTCATTCGAAAGTAGACGAAAACTGTTTAATTGCGGATAGATGCTCAAGTGAAGGGTGGAAATGGACGTGTGTACGTGAAATAGGAGCTCGAAATGAGGTTAAATTACAAGAAATGGTAGATGTACTTGGTACTGTGACTATTTCAAATAGTCATGATTTGTTGCAGTGGAGTGTGTATAATGAGGAGGACTTCTCGGTCAGTTCCACTAGACGATATATTGACGATTTATTGCTTCCATTGAGTGAGATATACACAAGGTGGGTGAAATATATTCCtcgaaaaattaacatttttttgtgGAGATTAGCTATAGACAGGTTACCTACTCGTCAAAACCTTTCAAGAATAGGAGTGGAGATCGAAGAGAGCGGTTGCGCGACTAGTAGTTGTAGAATCGAATCGGTTCATCATGTCATGTTCGAGTGTATCCTTGCGACTGAGTTATGGCGGAAGATAAGAATTTGGATTGATGTGCCCGTTCCGTCGTTCACAGAGTGTTCCGAGTTAACTTCATGGCTAGATAATTGGCGAGCATCGGAAGAATCAAAGACAAAGGTGTACACAATTTTTGCATCTTTAGTTTGGCATTTGTGGCGGTACAGGAACAGTGTAATATTCAGCAGCGAAGACATGAAGAAAGCTTTACTTTTTTGA